In a genomic window of Poecilia reticulata strain Guanapo linkage group LG22, Guppy_female_1.0+MT, whole genome shotgun sequence:
- the erg28 gene encoding probable ergosterol biosynthetic protein 28, which yields MSRFLNVLRSWLVMVSVIAMGNTVQSFRDHSFLSEKLYTGTPEFVNGLQARTFGIWTLLSSIIRCACAIDIQNRTLYHITLWTFVLALGHFLSEAFIYKTAPLTIGVMAPLIVASFSIIGMLIGFQCFPETQEETGARQKKRN from the exons ATGAGCCGTTTTCTGAACGTTCTCCGGAGCTGGCTGGTGATGGTGTCCGTCATCGCCATGGGAAACACCGTGCAGAGCTTCAGGGACCACAGCTTCCTCTCAGAGAAACTGTACACGGGAACGCCAGAGTTTG TAAATGGTCTCCAAGCTCGAACATTTGGTATTTGGACATTGCTGTCGTCAATCATCCGCTGTGCCTGTGCCATTGATATCCAGAACAGAAC GCTGTATCACATTACTTTATGGACATTTGTGTTGGCACTGGGTCACTTTCTGTCGGAAGCATTCATCTACAAAACTGCACCACTGACTATTGGAGTGATGGCACCACTTATTGTTGCAA GTTTTTCCATCATAGGAATGCTTATTGGATTCCAATGTTTTCCAGAGACTCAGGAAGAAACAGGAGCACGGCAGAAGAAGCGAAACtag